In a single window of the Cupriavidus basilensis genome:
- a CDS encoding AraC family transcriptional regulator, protein MTVLVRSASLTKYSGIARAAGIDPVQMVSHVGLDRECLHTPDLRIPEFRLAEVLETSARITACHSLGLLMGETWRLSDFGPVSLTLQHQPTLRDALAEVERYRHLLSDSVATQFTEHANVVVLRVTLLTGRQQPGRQAMELTVGAVLCLIRAILGAQWKPRCVYFSHAAPQDLRVHRRLLGQQVEFGCEFDGVVLSSQDLDRVTPLADASLARYARELLDLRSPSKEHSLAADVRRAIHLLLPRGRSAVEQVAQNLGVSPRTLQRQLEQRGETFSGLVNQVRRELAERYLQSQQQSISRTADLLGFSEVSAFTRWFGGQFGKPPTRWVMEGRGIVSQEDINRPTGG, encoded by the coding sequence ATGACCGTCCTGGTTCGCAGCGCCTCCCTCACGAAGTACTCCGGGATCGCTCGCGCCGCGGGTATCGACCCGGTGCAGATGGTTTCCCATGTCGGCCTGGACCGGGAATGCCTGCACACGCCCGACCTGCGCATCCCCGAATTCCGGCTTGCGGAGGTTCTGGAGACATCCGCGCGGATCACTGCCTGCCATTCGCTCGGGCTGCTCATGGGCGAAACATGGCGGCTATCCGACTTCGGCCCGGTCAGCCTGACGCTGCAGCACCAGCCCACGCTGCGGGATGCGCTGGCCGAGGTCGAGCGCTATCGCCACCTGCTCAGCGACTCTGTCGCGACGCAGTTCACCGAGCATGCGAATGTCGTGGTCTTGCGAGTGACGTTGCTGACTGGCAGGCAGCAACCCGGCCGGCAGGCGATGGAGCTGACCGTAGGCGCGGTGCTCTGCCTGATCCGCGCCATACTTGGCGCCCAATGGAAACCCCGCTGCGTGTACTTTTCGCATGCAGCCCCTCAAGACCTGCGGGTGCACCGTCGCCTGCTCGGCCAGCAGGTCGAATTTGGCTGCGAATTCGATGGCGTGGTCTTGTCGAGCCAGGATCTGGATCGCGTGACCCCCCTGGCCGATGCCAGCCTGGCCCGATACGCCAGGGAATTGCTTGACCTTCGATCGCCCTCGAAGGAGCACTCCCTGGCGGCCGACGTACGACGGGCAATTCACCTGCTGCTGCCGCGCGGCCGCAGTGCGGTGGAGCAGGTTGCGCAGAACCTGGGTGTCAGCCCGAGAACTCTGCAGCGGCAATTGGAGCAGCGTGGGGAAACATTCTCGGGCCTGGTCAATCAGGTGCGGCGCGAACTGGCCGAGCGCTACCTGCAGAGCCAGCAGCAGTCCATATCGCGCACGGCGGATCTGCTCGGATTCTCGGAGGTGAGCGCGTTCACGCGGTGGTTCGGGGGGCAGTTCGGGAAACCGCCGACACGCTGGGTGATGGAGGGAAGGGGAATCGTCTCGCAGGAAGACATCAATCGCCCAACGGGCGGGTGA
- a CDS encoding TauD/TfdA dioxygenase family protein: MHVEPLTCTIGAEIGGVNLADAVRNNALLAEIKALLLKHKVLFLRDQDISRADHVAFARSFGELEDHPVAGSDPDHPGLVQIYRSDKRENYENSYHTDGSWRESPPMGCVLRCIECPPVGGDTIWVNMAAAYENLPEDIKERIAGLRAKHGIEHSFGAAMSAENRAKLAAQYPMVEHPVVRTHPETGEKVLYVCGFSTHFANFHTPENVRYGQDKTPGASHLLNYLISQAAIPEYQVRFRWRPNSVAIWDNRCTQHYAVQDYWPAPRKMERAAIIGDKPF; encoded by the coding sequence ATGCATGTAGAACCTCTTACTTGCACCATCGGTGCCGAAATCGGCGGCGTCAACCTGGCCGATGCAGTGCGAAATAACGCCTTGCTTGCCGAGATCAAGGCGCTGCTGCTCAAGCACAAGGTGCTGTTTCTGCGGGACCAGGATATCAGCCGTGCCGATCACGTGGCTTTCGCCCGCAGTTTTGGCGAACTGGAGGACCACCCGGTCGCTGGCAGCGACCCGGATCATCCTGGCCTGGTACAGATCTATCGCAGCGACAAGCGCGAGAACTATGAGAACAGCTACCACACCGACGGCAGCTGGCGCGAAAGCCCACCGATGGGCTGCGTCCTGCGTTGCATCGAATGCCCGCCGGTCGGCGGCGACACCATCTGGGTGAACATGGCAGCGGCCTATGAGAACCTGCCCGAAGACATCAAGGAGCGTATCGCCGGGCTGCGCGCCAAGCATGGCATCGAACATTCATTCGGTGCGGCGATGAGCGCGGAAAATCGCGCCAAGCTTGCCGCGCAGTACCCCATGGTCGAACATCCCGTGGTGCGCACGCATCCGGAGACCGGCGAGAAGGTGCTCTACGTCTGCGGTTTCTCCACGCACTTCGCAAACTTCCATACGCCAGAGAACGTGCGCTACGGACAGGACAAGACCCCGGGCGCGAGCCACCTGCTGAACTACTTGATCAGCCAGGCGGCGATCCCCGAGTACCAGGTGCGGTTCCGCTGGCGGCCTAACAGCGTGGCCATTTGGGACAACCGCTGCACCCAGCACTACGCAGTACAGGACTACTGGCCGGCCCCGCGCAAGATGGAGCGCGCAGCCATCATCGGAGACAAGCCGTTCTGA
- a CDS encoding 3-keto-5-aminohexanoate cleavage protein codes for MNYLDGSLFPENQQPLIITAAPYAPGWLPSDFPEDIPVTMEDQIQKAVDCYNAGATVLHLHVRELDGKGSKRLSKFNELIAGVRNAVPQMIIQVGGSISFAPENEGAAAKWLSDDTRHMLAELDPVPDQVTVTVNTSQMNVTEHAELADFKGTSRENPAIFEAYKEMTVPAQPGWVEEHIRRLTAAGIQSAFQCYNINSFESVERLIRRGIYKGPLVMNWVAISGGMDAPSIFNLANIVRAVPDGAVLTVESSVRNVLPVNMMGVALGLHVRCGTEDCLWNQSRTAKMSTVKQIEQLVRIASEFGRKVATAREAREIQKIGVFYETVEETLAANGFAPNRNGGNQGFLRKSA; via the coding sequence GTGAACTACCTCGATGGATCCCTGTTCCCTGAAAACCAGCAGCCGTTGATCATCACCGCGGCGCCCTATGCACCGGGGTGGCTGCCGTCCGATTTCCCGGAAGATATCCCCGTGACGATGGAAGACCAGATCCAGAAGGCCGTGGATTGCTACAACGCCGGCGCGACTGTGCTGCACCTGCATGTGCGCGAGCTTGACGGCAAAGGCTCGAAGCGTCTGTCCAAGTTCAACGAGTTGATCGCCGGGGTGCGCAACGCCGTGCCGCAGATGATCATCCAGGTAGGCGGGTCGATCAGTTTTGCACCCGAAAACGAGGGGGCCGCCGCCAAGTGGCTGTCCGATGACACCCGTCACATGCTTGCCGAACTTGACCCCGTTCCCGACCAGGTGACCGTTACGGTGAACACGTCTCAGATGAACGTGACGGAGCATGCGGAACTCGCGGATTTCAAGGGCACCTCGCGTGAGAACCCTGCGATCTTCGAAGCGTACAAGGAAATGACGGTTCCCGCCCAGCCCGGCTGGGTCGAAGAACACATCCGCCGCCTTACCGCTGCCGGCATCCAGAGTGCCTTCCAGTGTTACAACATCAATAGCTTCGAGTCCGTGGAGCGGTTGATTCGGCGTGGCATCTACAAGGGTCCGCTGGTCATGAATTGGGTGGCAATCAGCGGCGGCATGGATGCACCCAGCATCTTTAACCTCGCCAACATTGTTCGTGCCGTCCCGGATGGCGCGGTGCTCACCGTTGAAAGCTCTGTGCGCAACGTGCTTCCTGTCAACATGATGGGTGTTGCCTTGGGCTTGCATGTGCGATGCGGGACCGAGGACTGCCTCTGGAACCAGTCGCGCACGGCCAAGATGAGCACGGTGAAGCAGATTGAGCAACTGGTGCGCATCGCGAGCGAATTCGGCCGAAAAGTGGCAACGGCCCGGGAAGCGCGCGAAATCCAGAAGATTGGCGTGTTCTATGAAACGGTCGAGGAGACGCTGGCTGCCAATGGCTTCGCGCCGAACCGCAATGGCGGCAATCAAGGCTTCCTGCGCAAGTCCGCCTGA
- a CDS encoding Bug family tripartite tricarboxylate transporter substrate binding protein, which yields MSTLKKLLAAALCAETIIALCAPGPVQAQEAWPARPIQMIVPSSAGSGTDALARVMAQRLSESLKQAVVVENRPGGSGVIGTNAVLKAAPDGYTILYTTASNMVVAPAVIKSISQEARKSLMPIAQTAVGGVLLLVSPDLPVSDLPGLVEFVKANPDKYSYGSWGTGSSAHLTMEWLKKQTGMKTEHVAYRTSSQLLTELSSGVLKIGWTDPSVAVPFLRSGKVRGIAIAGNVRSPQLANVKTMGEQGYKFGTVGWFGMFAPAGTSPVIVKRLADEVNKVQALPEIAALMKRQNFEPPPVKSSAQLGEIVRNDMQVWTKIANDAGIKLEE from the coding sequence ATGTCAACACTAAAAAAGCTGCTCGCGGCTGCGTTGTGCGCCGAGACAATCATTGCCTTATGCGCGCCAGGCCCGGTCCAGGCGCAGGAAGCCTGGCCGGCCCGCCCGATTCAAATGATCGTGCCATCGTCTGCCGGATCGGGAACCGATGCGCTGGCGAGGGTCATGGCGCAGCGCCTTTCCGAATCGCTGAAGCAGGCCGTGGTCGTGGAGAACCGGCCGGGTGGCAGCGGGGTGATCGGGACCAACGCCGTCCTCAAGGCGGCGCCGGATGGCTACACGATTCTCTACACAACGGCGTCCAACATGGTGGTTGCACCGGCAGTCATCAAGTCCATTTCCCAGGAGGCACGAAAGAGCCTCATGCCGATCGCGCAGACGGCTGTGGGTGGGGTGCTGCTACTGGTTAGCCCGGATCTGCCGGTGTCCGATTTGCCCGGGCTTGTCGAGTTCGTGAAAGCGAATCCGGATAAGTACAGCTATGGCAGCTGGGGCACCGGTTCTTCCGCGCACTTGACGATGGAGTGGTTGAAGAAGCAGACCGGCATGAAGACCGAGCACGTTGCATATCGGACCTCCAGCCAACTGCTCACCGAGCTTTCCTCGGGTGTGCTTAAGATTGGCTGGACCGATCCCAGCGTGGCGGTGCCGTTCCTGCGTTCGGGCAAGGTACGCGGTATTGCCATTGCGGGCAACGTGCGGTCTCCCCAGCTTGCCAACGTCAAGACGATGGGTGAACAGGGCTACAAGTTCGGTACGGTGGGATGGTTCGGCATGTTCGCGCCGGCCGGAACTAGTCCGGTAATCGTCAAGCGGCTGGCGGATGAGGTCAACAAGGTACAGGCGTTGCCGGAGATCGCGGCCCTGATGAAGAGACAGAACTTCGAGCCGCCGCCGGTAAAGTCTTCCGCGCAGTTGGGCGAAATTGTCCGGAACGATATGCAAGTCTGGACGAAGATCGCCAACGACGCAGGGATCAAGCTTGAAGAATAA
- a CDS encoding DsbA family oxidoreductase, with amino-acid sequence MNRSELPGPVSALTSSPTLRVDFYLDLICPWCWIGLRSLRLAWESLRQKHPGLVLETIWHAHALLPQIPAQGIPYQAFYEARLGGQRAVAMRRAQIRAVAESVDLSLNFENIATFPNSALACALVNAAQSKLAPVAMYQLVESIYRAFFSQGQDIGSTETLQALAQASGFSWDGSASSQLQPSMEADHGTGVPHLVFNGQWPVTGAVPGSELVHVMQQAVAAKLG; translated from the coding sequence GTGAATCGCTCTGAACTTCCGGGCCCGGTATCCGCCCTGACATCGTCGCCAACGCTGCGCGTTGATTTTTACCTGGACCTGATTTGCCCCTGGTGCTGGATTGGGTTACGAAGTCTGCGTTTGGCATGGGAAAGCCTTCGACAGAAGCATCCTGGATTGGTGCTGGAGACGATATGGCATGCCCATGCCTTACTGCCGCAGATCCCCGCGCAAGGCATTCCGTACCAAGCATTCTATGAAGCACGGCTTGGTGGCCAACGGGCCGTGGCGATGCGCCGCGCACAGATTCGCGCTGTGGCCGAATCGGTCGATCTATCGTTGAACTTCGAGAACATTGCGACCTTTCCGAATTCGGCGCTGGCATGTGCCTTGGTCAATGCGGCCCAGTCCAAACTGGCGCCGGTGGCCATGTACCAGTTGGTGGAGTCCATCTACCGCGCATTCTTCTCCCAAGGGCAAGACATCGGTTCAACAGAGACACTGCAGGCCTTGGCTCAAGCGTCTGGGTTCAGTTGGGACGGCAGTGCGTCCTCCCAACTTCAGCCTTCCATGGAAGCTGACCATGGAACAGGGGTTCCTCATCTCGTCTTCAATGGGCAGTGGCCGGTCACTGGCGCCGTTCCAGGCAGTGAGCTGGTTCACGTCATGCAGCAAGCGGTGGCGGCCAAGCTGGGCTAA
- a CDS encoding quinone oxidoreductase family protein — protein MAKVVKFYETGGPEVLRLEDVGVGEPGPGEVRVRHVAVGLNFADTYFRGGTYQVPLPSGLGNEAAGVVEAVGAGVSQLAVGDRVTYTGFINTLGAYSTERLISAALLIKLPEAISCEAAAAMTMRGLSAAYLVRRIYPFKAGDAVLLHAAAGGVGLIVSQWAKLLGLTVIGTVSTDAKAEVARAHGCDHTINYSHEDVAKRVRELTDGVGVSVVFDSVGKATFMSSLDSLKRRGLMVCVGTASGTIPPFDPQILARKGSLYLTRPGLADYIADPAEKAELVDELFGHVAAGRIRIEINQRYALEDAEQAHRDLEARKTTGSSIFVI, from the coding sequence ATGGCGAAAGTCGTTAAATTCTACGAAACGGGCGGGCCCGAGGTCCTTCGTCTTGAGGACGTTGGCGTTGGTGAACCGGGACCGGGGGAGGTCCGCGTCCGCCATGTAGCCGTGGGCCTGAATTTTGCCGACACCTACTTCCGCGGTGGTACTTACCAGGTTCCGCTGCCCAGCGGCCTTGGCAACGAGGCAGCCGGCGTGGTCGAGGCCGTCGGTGCCGGCGTGAGCCAATTGGCGGTCGGCGACCGCGTGACTTACACGGGCTTTATCAACACGCTGGGTGCCTACAGCACCGAGCGGCTGATTTCTGCCGCACTGCTGATCAAGCTGCCGGAGGCCATCAGTTGCGAAGCTGCGGCGGCCATGACCATGCGGGGCCTGTCCGCAGCTTACCTGGTGCGCCGAATCTACCCTTTCAAGGCGGGCGACGCCGTGCTGCTCCATGCCGCAGCGGGCGGTGTTGGCCTGATCGTTTCGCAATGGGCCAAATTGCTCGGGCTGACGGTGATTGGCACGGTTTCGACCGATGCCAAGGCCGAAGTGGCGCGCGCCCACGGCTGTGATCACACGATCAACTACAGCCATGAGGATGTGGCCAAGCGCGTGCGGGAACTGACGGACGGAGTGGGTGTGTCCGTGGTCTTCGACAGCGTGGGCAAGGCCACCTTCATGTCCTCGCTAGACTCCCTCAAGCGCCGCGGGCTGATGGTCTGCGTCGGTACCGCCTCCGGCACGATTCCGCCGTTCGATCCGCAAATTCTCGCCCGCAAGGGCTCGCTGTACCTGACCCGCCCGGGCCTGGCCGACTATATTGCCGATCCGGCCGAAAAGGCGGAACTGGTCGATGAGCTATTCGGTCACGTGGCGGCAGGCCGCATCCGCATCGAGATCAATCAGCGTTATGCCTTGGAGGACGCCGAGCAGGCACATCGGGACCTGGAGGCTCGAAAGACCACAGGCTCGTCCATTTTCGTGATTTGA
- a CDS encoding 3-keto-5-aminohexanoate cleavage protein → MNFLDGHLYPENQQPLIITAAPYAPGWIPSDFPEDIPVTMEEQIQKAVDCYEAGATVLHLHVREPDGKGSKRLSMFNELIAGVRKAVPEMVIQVGGSISFAPEDDGAAAKWLSDDTRHMLAELDPKPDQVTVTVNTTQMNVTEHAGLDDFKGVSRGFPHLYATYKDMIVPSNPSWVEEHIRRLTAAGIQSEFQCYNINSFETIERMIRRGVYKGPLVMNWVAISGGMDQANIYNLANFLRAAPDGAVITVESSVLNVLPVNMIGIALGLHVRCGIEDVLWNQTRTGKMSSVEQIKQLVRIAGEFGRPIATAKQAREIMQIGVFYDTAEETLQANGFAPNRNGGNQGFLRKPA, encoded by the coding sequence ATGAACTTCCTCGACGGCCACCTGTATCCCGAGAACCAGCAGCCTCTGATCATCACAGCCGCTCCCTATGCGCCGGGCTGGATTCCCTCGGACTTCCCGGAAGATATCCCTGTCACCATGGAGGAGCAGATCCAGAAGGCGGTGGATTGCTACGAAGCCGGTGCCACCGTGCTGCATCTGCATGTGCGCGAACCCGATGGCAAGGGCAGCAAGCGTCTGTCCATGTTCAATGAACTGATCGCCGGGGTGCGCAAGGCCGTGCCCGAGATGGTCATCCAGGTGGGTGGCTCGATCAGCTTTGCGCCCGAGGACGATGGCGCGGCGGCCAAATGGCTCTCCGACGACACGCGGCATATGCTGGCCGAACTCGATCCGAAGCCCGACCAGGTGACGGTGACCGTCAACACCACGCAGATGAATGTGACAGAGCATGCTGGCCTGGATGACTTCAAGGGAGTTTCGCGGGGATTCCCGCACCTCTATGCGACTTACAAGGACATGATCGTGCCCTCGAACCCCAGCTGGGTCGAGGAGCACATCCGACGCCTGACGGCCGCCGGCATCCAAAGTGAGTTCCAGTGCTACAACATCAACAGCTTTGAAACCATTGAGCGGATGATTCGCCGCGGCGTCTACAAGGGGCCCCTGGTGATGAACTGGGTGGCGATCAGCGGCGGCATGGACCAAGCGAACATCTACAACTTGGCTAACTTCCTGCGTGCCGCGCCCGATGGCGCGGTGATAACGGTGGAGAGTTCGGTGCTGAACGTGCTGCCCGTGAACATGATCGGCATTGCTTTGGGCCTGCATGTGCGGTGCGGCATCGAGGATGTACTCTGGAACCAGACCCGCACGGGAAAGATGTCCTCTGTCGAGCAGATCAAGCAATTGGTGCGTATCGCCGGCGAATTTGGTCGTCCCATAGCGACAGCGAAACAGGCGCGAGAGATCATGCAGATCGGGGTCTTCTACGACACGGCGGAAGAGACGCTTCAGGCCAACGGCTTCGCGCCCAACCGTAACGGTGGCAACCAGGGATTCCTGCGCAAGCCGGCCTAA